The Haladaptatus paucihalophilus DX253 nucleotide sequence GGTCTCCCGATTCCGCGTCCGCGATGGTGATGCCGACCGGTGCCTCGTTGATGGCTCGCTCCTTCAGGTCGAGTTCCGCGATGACGTCCTCGGTCGCGGCCGGGGTCGGCTCACGGAACAGTACGGTTACGCCGTCCGCGTCGGGATGGGCGGTCGCCTCGTATCGGGGGTCCGTGGCGACGGAAAACGATTCGGTTCGGTCGTTGCGAATCGCCGTCTCGGCGTGGTCGAGAATCGTCTCCCCGACCGCGGTCGGCAGCGCCGACGGGAGGCGCTCGTCGATTCCGACGCCGAGCAGTTCGCGCGCCGGGTCGTTGAGATACGTGACCCGCCAGTCGGAATCGAGGGCGAGCAGGGGGGTGGAGAGTCGAGAGAGCGCTTGACTCGCCCCCGTGTGACTCTCGTCAGGGATGTCCATACGACATCTAGGGGCCGACGGGAAATAGTAGTTCAGTTATCGGCGACACGTCTCCGACCCGACCCGTTCGCAGTCGTGGATATTTCGTCCCGTTCGCCACGACGTTTTTTCAAAAACACGAACGGCGACCCGAACACGAGTACTCGACGTCGATGGGTTCTCCCGACGAGTCGTTCGCAAAAATCAGACGAGCGTCGTCGGGCGCTTGGAGAGATAATCGAACACGGAGCCGAGGGCGAAGCCGTACGCGAAGTGCGCGAGCAGGGTCAACAGCAGGTACAACGCGAGCAGAACCCCGGTGTAGCCGTCGTAGAACGCGAGGACGAACCCCGTCCAGAGGACGAACCCGTAAGGAATCCCCCTCGCCGCGTACGTCTCGCCCGGCAGGTAGGACCCGATGGAGACGAACAGGAGCGGCCACGTGATCATCCCGCCGCCGAGGAAGATGACGTACCCGACGGCCGCTGGATTCGAGGGAAGGATCACGTCGGCACCCGTGAGCCGCGCCAGCACGGAAAACGAGTTGAGGTCGAACGCGCCGAGGGTCGTCCCGACCAGCAACACGGCCGTCATGACGGCGGTGCCGACGAGGCCGCCGATGGCACCGATGAACCCGTCCGTGACGATGCCGGAGAGACTGTCGAAATCGGGTTCCGCGACGTCCTCGCCGACCTCGACCTCCACGGTTGCTTGTGTGTCATTATCAACCATGATAGGGCGTACGACCCGCACCATCAAAAACCGTTCTTCCGTCACGAATCCGAGAGGTCGGGGCGGGGAGACGCGTTCGAACGGTGCGGAGCGATGCCGGTGATACGGAGCGATGCCGGTGATGCGAGGCGTATCCGTCACTCCACGACGCTCGCCCTGAGGTCGGGGAGAACGTCGGTCACGTCCCCGCGAACGTCGAACGCGGCGGTGGGACTGAACGGGGTTTCGTCGAAGTTGATGACGGCCGTCGTCGCTCCGCCGCGGTCGGCGGTTCGCGGGAGCGACGCCGCCGGTTCGACCGTGAGCGACGACCCGATGGCGAGGAACACGTCCGCCCGTTGTGCGTAGCGGCGAGCGCGATAGAGCGTGTCCTCGTCCAACCGCTCACCGAACAACACCACGTCCGGTTTGAAGAGACCGCCACAGTCGCCACATCGAGGTGGCAGTTCGCCGGATTCGATGCGACGACGAACCGGGGCGGCGTCCGTTCGCCGCCCGCACTCTTCACAGACGACGCGGTGGGCGTTGCCGTGTAGTTCGAGCAGTTCCGCGGCTATCGAATCGCCGCGGCCGCCGCACGCGTGGAGGCCGTCCGTGTTTTGCGTGATGATGGCATCTAGCTGCCCATCGTCGGCGAGTTCGGCGAGCGCGTCGTGGGCCTCGTTGGGTTCGATGTCGTCGCCGAACATCGTCTCGTGGAGCGCGAGGCGGTCGGACCAGAACGCAGCGGGGTCGGCGCGAAACCGTTGGTAGTAGAAATCTTCCGGGTCGAACCGATTCCAAAGACCCGAATCGCTTCGGAAGTCGGGGATTCCCGAC carries:
- a CDS encoding DUF6789 family protein; its protein translation is MVDNDTQATVEVEVGEDVAEPDFDSLSGIVTDGFIGAIGGLVGTAVMTAVLLVGTTLGAFDLNSFSVLARLTGADVILPSNPAAVGYVIFLGGGMITWPLLFVSIGSYLPGETYAARGIPYGFVLWTGFVLAFYDGYTGVLLALYLLLTLLAHFAYGFALGSVFDYLSKRPTTLV
- a CDS encoding SIR2 family NAD-dependent protein deacylase, with the translated sequence MNDIARLADRIRDAETVVAFTGAGMSTASGIPDFRSDSGLWNRFDPEDFYYQRFRADPAAFWSDRLALHETMFGDDIEPNEAHDALAELADDGQLDAIITQNTDGLHACGGRGDSIAAELLELHGNAHRVVCEECGRRTDAAPVRRRIESGELPPRCGDCGGLFKPDVVLFGERLDEDTLYRARRYAQRADVFLAIGSSLTVEPAASLPRTADRGGATTAVINFDETPFSPTAAFDVRGDVTDVLPDLRASVVE